A single genomic interval of Musa acuminata AAA Group cultivar baxijiao chromosome BXJ3-4, Cavendish_Baxijiao_AAA, whole genome shotgun sequence harbors:
- the LOC103982562 gene encoding protein BREVIS RADIX, whose product MLACIACSKHDLEDGGEDTARAATTPSGKEAVKSLTSQIKDMVLKFSGSHRQCKGGSSSFRSKSVRHQPHGSYNIDDAGSDIGGRYGQLHAASSNSTPAWDFMSVNEEARCRAKWAPGPGGGMVASEDVVLEDDNDPKEWMAQVEPGVHITFVSLPGGAGNDLKRIRFSREMFNKWQAQRWWGENYDRIMELYNVQRFNRQALPTPPRSDDGGERESFCSRVGSTRESPVAPPVAKERLTTRYNYRPPPPPPPPPPPPTSGKRVYSPSVPDPSEHILPHYLRSAAAAAAAAAGASSTAGASGIKGETSSVEASRTTTSSRDEASVSVSNASDIEITEWVEQDEPGVYITIRELADGTRELRRVRFSRERFGEVHAKLWWEENRERIQAQYL is encoded by the exons ATGCTGGCCTGCATCGCCTGCTCCAAGCACGATCTGGAAGATGGCGGAGAGGATACCGCGCGTGCGGCGACCACCCCGAGCGGGAAAGAGGCCGTCAAAAGCCTCACCTCTCAG ATAAAGGACATGGTGTTGAAGTTTTCTGGATCGCATCGTCAGTGCAAAGGCGGAAGCTCGTCGTTCAGGAGCAAGAGCGTCCGGCATCAGCCGCACGGCTCCTACAACATCGACGACGCAGGCTCCGACATCGGGGGCCGCTACGGTCAGCTGCACGCCGCGAGCTCGAACTCGACTCCCGCATGGGACTTCATGAGCGTCAATGAGGAGGCGAGGTGCAGAGCCAAGTGGGCTCCCGGTCCCGGCGGCGGGATGGTGGCGTCGGAGGACGTGGTGCTGGAAGACGACAACGATCCCAAGGAGTGGATGGCCCAGGTGGAACCCGGGGTCCACATAACCTTCGTCTCGCTCCCTGGTGGGGCTGGCAACGATCTCAAGCGAATCCGGTTCAG CCGGGAGATGTTCAACAAGTGGCAAGCGCAGAGGTGGTGGGGAGAGAACTACGACAGGATCATGGAGCTGTACAACGTGCAGCGGTTCAACCGTCAGGCACTTCCTACTCCTCCCAGATCCGACGATGGAGGCGAG AGGGAATCGTTCTGCTCGAGGGTCGGTTCGACCAGGGAGAGCCCCGTCGCGCCTCCCGTCGCCAAAGAACGGCTCACCACTCGGTACAACTACagacctccgccgccgccgccgccgcctcctcctcctcctacctcCGGAAAAAGGGTCTACTCTCCCTCGGTGCCGGATCCCTCCGAGCACATCCTCCCGCACTACCTTCgctctgctgctgccgccgccgccgccgccgccggcgccTCATCGACTGCAGGGGCTTCCGGCATCAAGGGGGAGACATCTTCGGTCGAGGCGTCGCGGACCACGACCTCGTCCAGAGACGAGGCCTCCGTCTCCGTCAGCAACGCCagcgatatcgagataaccgagtGGGTGGAGCAAGACGAGCCGGGTGTGTACATCACCATCCGCGAGCTCGCCGATGGCACCCGGGAGCTTCGTCGAGTCCGATTCAG CCGAGAGAGGTTCGGGGAGGTGCACGCCAAGCTGTGGTGGGAGGAGAATCGAGAAAGAATCCAAGCCCAGTACCTCTAG
- the LOC103982561 gene encoding protein PAM68, chloroplastic: protein MDSLAFLRPTPLAPVQNPTRSLQPPPLSPSGFRHPRPLRPPAALNSPRGFGTSPQMVGKNPKRKKRLGIDDKEDDEDDEGGGGGDDDGDGTIPEVVTNRMMRRMGVSIGIPLSLGLLFFPLFYYLKVVAKVDVPSWVPVLVSFFFFGASLLGVSYGIVSASWDPLREGSFLGWNEARRNWPVFWQSLRGGGSGGANKK from the coding sequence ATGGACTCTCTGGCCTTCCTCCGCCCCACGCCTCTCGCTCCTGTCCAAAACCCCACCCGCTCTCTCCAGCCCCCACCGCTTTCCCCCTCTGGGTTCCGCCATCCTCGGCCGCTCCGGCCCCCGGCGGCCCTCAATAGCCCGCGAGGTTTCGGCACCTCGCCCCAAATGGTCGGCAAGAACCCGAAGAGGAAGAAGCGACTGGGGATTGACGATAAAGAAGACGATGAAGACGACgaaggcggtggcggcggcgacgacgacggcGACGGGACGATCCCGGAGGTGGTGACGAACAGGATGATGCGGCGGATGGGCGTCTCCATCGGAATCCCGCTGTCGCtgggcctcctcttcttccccttgTTCTACTACCTCAAGGTGGTGGCCAAGGTGGACGTGCCCTCCTGGGTCCCCGTCctcgtctccttcttcttcttcggggcGTCCCTGCTGGGTGTCAGCTATGGGATCGTCTCCGCCAGCTGGGACCCGCTTCGGGAGGGATCCTTCCTCGGCTGGAACGAGGCCCGCCGCAACTGGCCCGTCTTCTGGCAATCGCTCcggggcggcggcagcggcggagcCAATAAGAAGTAG
- the LOC135635570 gene encoding multiple organellar RNA editing factor 5, chloroplastic/mitochondrial-like, which translates to MAAAGVSRSAIAMLRPARYLLLGSSSSAAAAAAVAHPFVGLRVLRPSPGFLRLAWVGAASRIGAIRSMVRRAGDSSYSPLNSSRGGSGFSDRPPTEMAPLFPGCDYEHWLIVMDKPGGERATKQQMIDCYVQTLAKVVGSEEEAKKKIYNVSCERYFGFGCEIDEETSNKLEGLPGVLFVLPDSYVDAENKDYGAELFANGEIVQRPPERQRRIDAATTQRNDRDRPRYNDRTRYVRRRESQR; encoded by the exons ATGGCTGCCGCCGGCGTCTCCCGATCTGCGATAGCCATGCTTCGTCCCGCGCGCTATCTCCTCTtgggctcctcctcctccgcggcGGCCGCTGCCGCCGTAGCGCACCCATTCGTGGGGCTCCGCGTTCTCCGCCCTTCTCCGGGCTTTCTTCGGCTGGCTTGGGTTGGGGCGGCCTCCCGCATCGGTGCGATCCGGTCCATGGTCCGGCGGGCAGGCGACTCATCCTACTCGCCTCTGAACTCCTCGCGGGGTGGTTCCGGGTTCAGCGACCGCCCGCCGACAGAGAtggcgccgctgttccccggttgCGACTACGAGCACTGGCTCATCGTCATGGATAAGCCTGGGGGCGAAAGGGCCACCAAGCAGCAGATGATCGATTGCTACGTTCAAACCCTAGCGAAGGTCGTCGGCAG CGAGGAAGAAGCAAAGAAGAAAATTTACAACGTTTCTTGTGAGCGCTACTTTGGATTTGGGTGTGAAATCGATGAGGAGACATCCAACAAGCTCGAAG GTCTTCCTGGTGTTCTGTTCGTACTTCCGGATTCCTATGTTGATGCTGAGAACAAGGACTACGGAG CTGAGTTATTTGCGAATGGAGAAATAGTTCAAAGACCTCCAGAGAGGCAGAGGAGGATCGATGCAGCGACCACCCAAAGAAACGATAGAGATAGACCCAGATATAACGACAGGACTCGTTATGTCAGGCGAAGGGAGAGCCAACGATGA